Below is a genomic region from Nitrososphaerota archaeon.
CTTATCGTGGATGGAGAAGGATGTTTGAGAGAACCTTTAAGGTAGTCTTCCTAGGCGATAGAGGGGTTGGAAAGACTACCCTCCTTTACAGAATTTCACCAGCGGCTTCTGGACCTGAGCACATCCCGTTTTTGAAAGCAAATATCTTGGAAAGGGATTTTACACTCTCAAAATACCTGTTTAAGCTACTCTTTTGGGAAATAGAACCCACAGCAACTAGAGAGGTTATCAACAAAATCTTCGCTGATGCGGATGCAATAGTTACACTATTTGATGTCTGTAACCTAGGAACCTTAGATGCGGCGGAGAAGCGGTATAATCTAATCAGCTTTTTGCGGAAACAATCTCGCTGGTTGGTTGGGAACAAGATTGATCTGGCTGAGCGCAGGACTGTTTTTGAAAGTGAGGCTACGAAGCTTGCTGAGAGATTGAACGCCAACTATATAGAGATCTCAGCTAAAACAGGCGACAATGTGGAAAAGTTTCTGGTATCGCTTCTCAAGGATCTGTTAAGAGCAAGGCTGGAGGAGATTGAAGTAACATTAAGGGTGTAGTGTTTGAGCAACACCTCTGCCTTCTTCCGTAGACGTGAAGTGCAAGATATTCTTAAAGCACTCATCGACAAAGAAATCAAAACCATCGAGCCCTCGCTGAGCTTCGATCTGGGAGTATGCTACGAAGCCATCAGCGTATCTATTAAAAAGGAGGAGAAAGAGATCATAGAGATACTTGAGGAGTTAGCTGACCGAGGAATTTTGGAGCGAGAAATAACAGGCAACATAGCAGTATGCCCAATCTGCGGCTCACATAAGCTAATGATGGAACTCTGCTGCCCCACTTGCAAAAGTAGGAGAATCGTTAAAGGCGGTATGATCGAACATATAAAATGCGGCTACGTAGACCTAGAGGAACTCTTCCGAAACGAAGACCGGCTTATCTGCCCAAAATGCGGCAAGACACTAACAATCATAGGTGTAGATTATAGAAAACCTGGTGTGGTCTATAAATGCTTGAGTTGCGGCACACTCACACCAACCGCTGAAAAACACTACATCTGCAACAAGACCCACCCCTTTGACGAACACAACATACTAATGAGGCCCATCGCATCATACACATTCAATCCCGAAAAGAGGGTACTTGTCGAAAAGGAGCTTATAGAATTTGATTCCGTGCTTGAAGGTTTTAGAGAGGTTGGGTGGATAGTTGAATCTCCAGCTATCGTCGAAGGTGAAAGCGGAGTTCAGCACCAATTCTCATTCAGCATATGGTTCCAGCCACGCCCTTCAGATGGAAGATGGCCTGATCTTGTCGCTGATCACTATGCTGAAGAAAATGAGGTTGAGTCGACAAATCTCTTAGCCTTTCAAGCGAAGGCGATGGATGTCCACTCTAAAGAGAAGATCCTGGTAGCTATGCCGTGCCTAGACAAGAATGCCAAGCTGTTGGCTAAGGGTTTCGGTATAACTACAGTAGAAGCAAGCACCGCAACTGAAGTAAAAGAGAAGTTAAAACAAGCCCTACTGGATATTAAGCAGAAGCGTAGTAGAGAGGGTTTAAAGGCAGAGAAAGAGGCGCTGGAAGAAGCTCTTAAAGAGCTAGGAGGCACACTAGATCGAACATAATGAAATATGCTCTAACACTAGCGCTTTCGGTAATAGTAGTGAGCTTTTTTCTAATTTTTGTGCTTAACCCCAGTTTCAACATCCTAGGTTTCTCTGTTTACGAGCTTCTATGGGTTCTCCTCATACCTATTGTCGTTGATGCGCCTCAAACGTTTGCGAAGGGGCTTATACTGCTTTACGGTAGGAACACCAAACCTACCTCTACCTGCCAACTTAAACCCCTCCCCCAGATTTCGGTAATAATACCTGCGCACAACGAAGGAGAGTATATTCAGAATACTTTGGAGAGTGTATTGGAAGACCCTTATCCAAACAAGGAGGTTATTGTGGTTGATGACGGCTCAACTGATGCAACCTACGTTAAGGCTATGATGTACGCTGACAACCAGAGGGTAAGGGTGATTAGGCGAGAAAAGGCCAGCGGGACAAAGGCGAGAGCCGTGAACTACGGCTTCGTCTTCACAAAAGGTGAGATAATAATCGTTATCGACGGAGATACCCTCGTCGAGA
It encodes:
- a CDS encoding GTP-binding protein, producing the protein MFERTFKVVFLGDRGVGKTTLLYRISPAASGPEHIPFLKANILERDFTLSKYLFKLLFWEIEPTATREVINKIFADADAIVTLFDVCNLGTLDAAEKRYNLISFLRKQSRWLVGNKIDLAERRTVFESEATKLAERLNANYIEISAKTGDNVEKFLVSLLKDLLRARLEEIEVTLRV
- a CDS encoding glycosyltransferase family 2 protein — its product is MLNPSFNILGFSVYELLWVLLIPIVVDAPQTFAKGLILLYGRNTKPTSTCQLKPLPQISVIIPAHNEGEYIQNTLESVLEDPYPNKEVIVVDDGSTDATYVKAMMYADNQRVRVIRREKASGTKARAVNYGFVFTKGEIIIVIDGDTLVERGAIQKIIEPLHTSDDAIAVAGNVRVVNKVNLLTRLQATNTFAAWNLGEDGRASSAAYSSYRARSEPSEEKCSNHSAACIRIRLPKTST